A genomic window from Triticum urartu cultivar G1812 chromosome 7, Tu2.1, whole genome shotgun sequence includes:
- the LOC125521634 gene encoding protein RGF1 INDUCIBLE TRANSCRIPTION FACTOR 1-like produces MGMRPGWVGGLVEETFFVACSAHESRKKNEKNIFCLACRTSICPHCAPAHRHHPLIQVRRYVYNDVVRLGDLEKLIDCSFVQPYTINSAKVIFLKPRPQSRPFKGSGNVCLTCDRILQEPFHFCCLSCKVDHVMMQGGDLSNILYMSGEPDVACFPRFENLRVGSGSADLLDDGCATGGQITPNSILEDPMHHYGGGSFSGGSSYRSGGSSRNARGFDAPASVDVDVPVPVQRKKKSGGFFPQIVMSLNNRRKGAPHRSPFA; encoded by the exons ATGGGGATGCGGCCTGGGTGGGTGGGGGGCCTGGTGGAGGAGACCTTCTTCGTGGCGTGCTCGGCGCACGAGAGCCGCAAGAAGAACGAGAAGAACATCTTCTGCCTCGCCTGCCGCACCAGCATCTGCCCGCACTGCGCCCCCGCCCACCGCCACCACCCGCTCATCCAG GTGCGGAGGTACGTGTACAACGACGTGGTGCGCCTGGGCGATCTTGAGAAGCTCATCGACTGCTCCTTTGTTCAG CCCTACACCATCAACAGTGCAAAAGTGATCTTTCTCAAGCCTAGGCCTCAGTCCAGGcccttcaagggctccggcaacgtCTGCTTGACCTGCGACAGGATTCTTCAGGAGCCTTTCCACTTCTGCTGCCTCTCTTGCAAG GTGGATCATGTCATGATGCAGGGCGGCGACCTGTCCAACATCCTCTACATGTCGGGCGAGCCCGACGTGGCCTGCTTCCCAAGGTTCGAGAACCTCCGCGTCGGCAGCGGGTCGGCGGACCTCCTGGACGACGGGTGCGCCACCGGCGGGCAGATCACCCCGAACTCCATCCTCGAGGACCCGATGCACCACTACGGCGGCGGCAGCTTCAGCGGCGGCTCCAGCTACCGCAGCGGCGGCAGCAGCCGGAACGCGCGCGGCTTCGACGCGCCAGCCAGCGTCGACGTCGACGTCCCCGTCCCCGTCCAGAGGAAGAAGAAATCAGGGGGCTTCTTCCCCCAGATCGTCATGTCCCTCAACAACAGGAGGAAGGGGGCGCCCCACAGGTCTCCGTTCGCCTGA